A window of the Bacteroides thetaiotaomicron VPI-5482 genome harbors these coding sequences:
- a CDS encoding RagB/SusD family nutrient uptake outer membrane protein, translating to MKKYNYILLGMLSLFFVTTLTSCSDYFDQVPDDRLSLEEIFKTRDGALKYLSNVYTFLPDEFNQRQVHETSLYRTPGPWTGASDETEWTSSGNKAKLINNNSIDATENTMVLYRWKSWYSGIHESAVFTKYVDQAPLTASERAQWKAEAKALRAIYYFYLVRTYGPVPVLEDDYALDTPSNELQLSRSTVDRCFDFIVSELKEAQNAGLLEDASSDKTTGVGRIDKAIAQAFIIEALTYRASWLFNGECTYYADMANPDGTRLFPSQPDAATIKADWQKVVTECQKFFADYGNRFQLMYTDKSGKSVAGPDAEGFNPYESYRRAIRTLFSEMGNNKEMIFYRMDNAAGTMQYDRMPNKSGNTNDYRGGSLLGATQEMVDAYFMANGMSPVTGYAADGVTPIINEASGYKEDGTSSSDYKSADGTLYAPAGTRNMYVNREPRFYADITFSNSKWFSGTEGDYTVDFTYSGNCGKAQGNNDFTSTGYLVRKNMDSGDRNQNLVCVLLRLTNIYFDYIEALAYVDPSHADIWKYMNLIRERAGIPGYGTASLPKATTTSEIMKLIQKEKRIELSFENCRYFDVRRWGLTNEFFNKPVHGMNVNYDGNEFYKRTEITSRNFDRQYFFPIPQSEIDIDKNLVQNEGF from the coding sequence ATGAAAAAATATAACTATATACTATTGGGTATGTTATCACTCTTTTTTGTGACAACACTTACTTCCTGTTCAGATTATTTTGATCAAGTGCCCGATGACCGATTATCTTTGGAAGAAATTTTTAAGACCAGAGATGGAGCATTGAAATATCTTTCGAATGTTTATACCTTCTTGCCGGATGAGTTTAATCAGCGCCAGGTACATGAAACCAGCTTGTATCGTACACCGGGACCATGGACCGGAGCGAGTGATGAAACCGAATGGACTTCATCAGGCAATAAAGCCAAACTGATCAATAATAACTCTATTGATGCAACCGAAAACACAATGGTATTGTATCGTTGGAAAAGCTGGTATTCGGGTATTCATGAATCTGCTGTATTTACCAAATATGTAGATCAGGCTCCGCTTACGGCATCGGAAAGAGCACAATGGAAAGCTGAAGCTAAAGCTCTGCGTGCTATTTATTACTTCTATCTGGTTCGTACATATGGTCCTGTGCCTGTTTTGGAAGACGATTATGCTTTGGATACTCCCAGTAATGAATTGCAATTGTCTCGTAGCACTGTAGACAGATGTTTTGATTTTATTGTGTCCGAATTGAAAGAAGCACAGAATGCTGGTCTGCTGGAAGATGCTTCGTCAGATAAAACAACAGGTGTGGGACGTATAGACAAGGCTATAGCCCAGGCATTTATAATTGAAGCATTGACTTATCGTGCCAGCTGGTTGTTTAATGGAGAGTGCACTTATTATGCCGATATGGCAAATCCGGATGGGACGAGATTATTCCCCAGTCAACCGGATGCAGCCACTATCAAGGCTGACTGGCAGAAGGTAGTTACTGAATGTCAAAAATTCTTCGCTGATTATGGCAATCGTTTCCAATTGATGTATACAGATAAATCAGGAAAATCGGTAGCAGGCCCTGATGCTGAGGGATTCAATCCTTATGAGTCTTATCGCCGTGCTATCAGAACGTTATTCTCAGAAATGGGTAATAACAAAGAAATGATTTTTTATCGTATGGATAATGCGGCAGGTACTATGCAGTATGATCGTATGCCCAATAAGTCAGGTAATACAAATGATTACAGAGGTGGCAGTTTGTTGGGAGCTACACAAGAGATGGTTGATGCCTATTTTATGGCCAATGGTATGTCACCTGTTACAGGCTATGCAGCTGATGGTGTCACTCCGATTATCAATGAGGCTTCGGGCTATAAAGAGGACGGCACTTCTTCATCAGACTATAAATCGGCAGATGGTACTCTTTATGCACCGGCTGGAACACGCAATATGTATGTTAACCGCGAACCGCGTTTCTATGCTGATATCACTTTCAGTAATTCTAAATGGTTCTCAGGTACAGAAGGCGATTATACAGTTGACTTCACTTATAGTGGAAACTGTGGTAAGGCTCAGGGTAACAATGACTTTACCAGTACAGGCTATCTGGTACGTAAGAATATGGATTCGGGTGACCGTAATCAAAACTTGGTTTGTGTGTTGCTCCGCTTGACGAATATTTACTTTGATTATATCGAAGCATTAGCATATGTAGATCCAAGTCATGCAGATATTTGGAAATACATGAATCTGATCCGTGAACGTGCAGGTATTCCGGGATATGGTACTGCCAGTTTGCCGAAAGCAACCACTACCAGTGAAATCATGAAACTGATCCAGAAAGAGAAGCGCATTGAGTTAAGCTTTGAGAACTGTCGCTATTTTGATGTGCGTCGTTGGGGACTGACGAATGAGTTCTTTAACAAACCAGTGCATGGTATGAACGTGAACTATGATGGAAATGAGTTCTACAAACGTACAGAAATCACTTCCCGTAATTTTGATCGTCAATACTTCTTCCCGATTCCGCAGAGTGAAATTGATATTGATAAAAATCTGGTTCAAAATGAAGGCTTTTAA
- a CDS encoding glycoside hydrolase family 76 protein, translating into MKQYIFSALCLVSGAFCLSSCNDDKEARPYTPDYEIVPEYTNADTWKAYEAFNEHLLDQNKFIYKSSTADKAAVDRWNGAAAIWCQPTYWDMAMNAYKRAKAEGDTQKEQKFKQLCDDLFAGNKAHYANFDFDDNNENTGWFIYDDIMWWTVTLARAYELFGVEEYLSLSEESFGRVWYGSEKVGDTGSYADPEKGLGGGMFWQWQPIKNPNPNEADHGKMACINFPTVVAALTLYNNVPTGRTESTDSHPSYQTKEQYLAKGKEIYAWAVENLVDVTTGQVADSRHGNGNPAWKDHVYNQASYIGASVLLYKATGEKQYLDNAVMAADYTMNTISGTFDLLPFETGAEQGIYTAVFAQYIAMLVYDCDQTQYIPFVKRNINYGWANRDKTRDICGGDYTKLQVEGDAVESYSASGIPALMLLFPTDK; encoded by the coding sequence ATGAAACAATATATATTTTCTGCATTATGCTTAGTCTCAGGTGCGTTTTGTTTGTCGTCTTGTAATGATGATAAAGAAGCTAGACCTTATACTCCGGATTACGAGATTGTGCCTGAATATACAAACGCAGATACATGGAAAGCTTATGAGGCATTTAATGAACATCTGTTAGATCAGAATAAGTTTATATATAAAAGTAGCACTGCTGACAAGGCAGCTGTAGACCGTTGGAATGGTGCTGCCGCAATTTGGTGTCAGCCGACTTACTGGGATATGGCAATGAATGCTTATAAGCGTGCAAAGGCTGAGGGTGATACTCAGAAAGAACAAAAATTTAAACAGCTTTGTGATGATCTGTTTGCCGGCAATAAAGCTCATTATGCGAATTTTGATTTTGATGATAATAACGAGAATACCGGCTGGTTTATTTATGATGACATTATGTGGTGGACAGTTACATTGGCACGTGCCTATGAGCTATTCGGAGTTGAGGAATATCTGAGCCTTTCTGAAGAAAGCTTTGGCCGTGTATGGTATGGCTCAGAGAAGGTAGGTGATACCGGTTCTTATGCAGACCCTGAAAAAGGGCTGGGAGGTGGTATGTTCTGGCAATGGCAACCTATCAAGAATCCGAATCCTAACGAAGCTGACCACGGTAAGATGGCCTGTATCAACTTTCCGACTGTGGTGGCAGCTCTGACATTATACAACAACGTACCGACCGGAAGGACAGAATCGACAGACTCCCATCCGAGCTATCAAACGAAGGAACAGTATTTGGCTAAAGGTAAAGAAATTTATGCCTGGGCAGTGGAGAACCTCGTTGATGTTACTACCGGACAGGTAGCGGACAGCAGACATGGTAATGGTAATCCTGCATGGAAAGATCATGTATACAATCAGGCTTCATATATTGGCGCTTCGGTGCTGCTTTATAAAGCGACTGGTGAAAAACAGTATCTGGATAATGCAGTAATGGCTGCGGATTATACGATGAATACGATTTCGGGAACATTCGACCTCTTGCCTTTTGAGACAGGTGCTGAGCAAGGTATTTATACTGCGGTCTTTGCACAATATATCGCAATGCTGGTATATGATTGTGATCAGACGCAATATATACCTTTTGTGAAACGCAACATTAATTACGGCTGGGCTAACAGAGACAAAACGCGTGATATATGCGGAGGCGACTATACCAAGCTACAGGTAGAAGGTGATGCTGTTGAAAGTTATTCGGCCTCGGGTATCCCTGCTCTGATGTTATTGTTTCCAACCGATAAATAA
- a CDS encoding DUF4972 domain-containing protein: MNTKYSIKKVWYYLLCMIMTLQLIACTEETHESYTAAPEVEDIYIDQLEELINKMKDLQKNSEYGEKKGQYPTESRAILTDAIDDANRSVLLIKYQNPVPSEQEKQRYVASAKSAIDKFKGTIRTEDAETTPAELFVDGKGGNSYIDFGRSEEYVKFGEQGHQSFTVELWVKVTERGRWDNCLFLCSYMSDSSWRNGWMMYWRKDDNGVYRTTWGGLNTTNGDRDLWEPKFQISDDLNKWQHFVAVYSDEGLDGNSTLRAKLYLNGELKKEETVSPTTRVYQSGHYSDYSKPMTAFGRYMRVSDDLYEEGFSGYMKKIRIWKTAKGADYVKQSYEGTAEVTGKETDLAAGWDFTSKPSGTDNEIIDLTGRHTAKIIGTYKWERILE; this comes from the coding sequence ATGAATACAAAATATTCTATTAAGAAAGTATGGTACTATCTGCTTTGTATGATAATGACTCTTCAGCTAATAGCTTGTACGGAAGAGACTCACGAGTCATATACTGCAGCACCGGAGGTCGAAGATATCTATATTGACCAGCTGGAAGAACTGATTAATAAGATGAAGGATTTGCAGAAGAACTCGGAATATGGAGAAAAGAAAGGGCAATATCCTACAGAGAGTCGTGCCATCCTGACAGATGCTATCGATGATGCCAATCGTTCAGTTCTGTTGATCAAATATCAGAATCCTGTTCCGTCGGAGCAGGAAAAGCAGCGTTACGTTGCCAGTGCAAAATCTGCAATTGATAAGTTTAAGGGTACTATTCGTACGGAAGATGCTGAAACAACACCTGCAGAACTGTTTGTTGATGGTAAAGGCGGCAATTCATATATTGATTTCGGACGTAGTGAAGAATATGTTAAGTTTGGAGAACAAGGTCATCAATCATTTACCGTAGAGTTGTGGGTAAAGGTTACGGAGCGCGGCAGATGGGATAATTGCCTGTTCCTGTGCTCATACATGTCAGACAGTAGCTGGCGTAATGGCTGGATGATGTACTGGCGTAAAGATGATAATGGTGTTTACCGTACTACTTGGGGTGGATTGAATACGACCAATGGTGACAGGGATCTTTGGGAACCGAAATTCCAGATTTCTGATGATTTGAATAAATGGCAGCATTTTGTAGCAGTATATAGTGATGAAGGTTTGGACGGCAATTCTACATTACGTGCAAAATTATACTTAAATGGTGAGTTGAAGAAAGAAGAAACAGTTTCTCCTACAACGAGAGTTTATCAGTCAGGACATTATTCAGATTACTCAAAACCGATGACTGCATTTGGTCGTTACATGAGAGTGAGCGATGATTTGTATGAAGAAGGATTCTCCGGATATATGAAGAAAATCCGTATCTGGAAAACGGCAAAAGGGGCAGATTATGTAAAGCAGTCTTATGAAGGAACAGCAGAAGTAACCGGAAAAGAAACGGATTTGGCAGCCGGATGGGACTTTACATCTAAACCATCGGGAACAGATAACGAGATTATTGACTTGACTGGTCGTCATACAGCGAAAATTATAGGTACCTATAAGTGGGAACGTATTCTAGAATAA
- a CDS encoding DUF4972 domain-containing protein: protein MKDMKQLINKWGESMLFSLLMALCLTWTFTACSDDKDNEYISDTQLSILEDNRTSLSYLLKNSTFGTAPGTFPEASKEILNNAIAELDQLITKVKGGEMFDEATFEATIAKVNQAIDEFKNSKYYNLSPEAQKFISDLMAKADELREMIANEALWGNHQGQYPVEGKATLESAAEDLESLADRIKTSAITDMTQEIYDDAIAAADKKLQEVENSAWPEDNLVWNLFVDGNKGGYIDFGYSEDFVKFGDDNNQNFTIELWINIKEFCSKSGEDNSTFLAAFVNSPRSGWRVQYRKVNGGNEHWLRGSMAHWQNEGPKDPEWWEPRAIVNNPKDKWTHFAFAVADNGVPGFDPPQEHTKSCVFVNGSQSGEVIRVGEAWRTYINNGCIEEKMPMTAFCRLNTDKTTREEYFSGYIKYMRIWKGIRSRDDLRLSAMGQVDVDPNDPNLVAAWDFEVLGAQPTGTTITDITGRHVATLKGPEGTYQWVESTTIAQ, encoded by the coding sequence ATGAAAGACATGAAACAATTAATTAATAAATGGGGAGAGAGTATGCTCTTTTCCCTTCTGATGGCGCTTTGCCTCACATGGACTTTTACAGCTTGTTCGGATGATAAAGATAATGAATATATATCTGATACGCAACTTAGCATATTAGAGGACAATCGGACTTCTTTATCATATTTGTTGAAAAACTCTACCTTTGGAACAGCGCCGGGAACTTTTCCGGAAGCCAGCAAGGAGATACTGAATAATGCAATAGCGGAACTGGACCAGTTGATTACCAAGGTAAAGGGCGGTGAGATGTTTGATGAGGCGACCTTTGAGGCTACAATAGCTAAGGTAAATCAGGCAATAGATGAGTTCAAAAACTCTAAATACTATAACCTTTCTCCGGAAGCCCAGAAGTTCATTAGTGATCTGATGGCAAAAGCAGATGAGTTAAGAGAAATGATAGCTAATGAAGCATTGTGGGGAAATCATCAGGGACAATATCCGGTAGAAGGTAAGGCTACACTGGAAAGTGCAGCGGAAGATTTGGAGAGTTTGGCAGACAGAATCAAAACCAGTGCCATCACAGATATGACGCAGGAGATATATGATGATGCCATTGCGGCTGCTGATAAGAAACTGCAAGAAGTGGAAAATTCCGCATGGCCGGAAGATAATCTTGTCTGGAATTTATTTGTGGATGGTAATAAGGGTGGTTACATCGACTTTGGATATAGCGAGGATTTTGTGAAATTTGGTGATGATAATAATCAGAATTTTACGATTGAGCTTTGGATAAATATCAAAGAATTCTGTTCTAAGTCAGGGGAAGACAATAGTACCTTCCTTGCTGCATTTGTTAATTCTCCCCGAAGCGGCTGGCGTGTTCAGTATCGTAAAGTGAATGGTGGCAATGAACACTGGCTGAGAGGTTCTATGGCACATTGGCAGAATGAAGGTCCAAAAGATCCGGAATGGTGGGAGCCGAGAGCCATCGTAAACAATCCCAAAGATAAATGGACACACTTTGCTTTTGCTGTAGCGGATAATGGTGTTCCGGGATTTGATCCACCTCAGGAACATACTAAATCCTGTGTATTTGTGAATGGTTCGCAATCCGGCGAGGTGATTCGTGTAGGTGAGGCTTGGAGAACTTATATTAACAATGGTTGTATTGAAGAGAAAATGCCTATGACTGCCTTCTGCCGTTTGAATACAGATAAAACGACTCGTGAAGAATACTTCTCCGGTTATATCAAATATATGCGTATATGGAAAGGCATCAGAAGTCGCGATGATCTTCGCTTATCTGCTATGGGGCAGGTTGACGTAGATCCGAATGATCCGAATCTGGTTGCAGCCTGGGACTTTGAAGTCTTGGGAGCACAACCTACCGGAACGACAATCACTGATATTACAGGACGTCATGTCGCTACTCTAAAAGGTCCGGAAGGAACATATCAATGGGTGGAAAGTACGACTATCGCACAGTGA
- a CDS encoding glycoside hydrolase family 76 protein, with protein MKSKILLAVALLLAISTTSVWAADSSEKTNQKTGSYTNEDVWAAYEGFNNTLLDPDKYIYKTTSAYEQAVDRGHGAAAIWCQPIYWDMSMNAYKLAKAQKDKKKRAYYKELCEKIFAGNKAQYCHFDFDNNNENTGWFIYDDIMWWTISLARAYELFGVDEYLKLSEESFSRVWYGSKKVGDTGSYDKENGGMFWQWQPIHNPKPNRPGDGKMACINFPTVVAALTLYNNVPKKRKESTEESPKYQTREQYLAKGKEIYEWGVENLLDKKTGRIADSRHGNGNPAWKAHVYNQATFIGASVLLYKATKEKRYLDNAILAADYTVNEMSAKHNLLPFERGIEQGIYTAIFAEYIAMLVYDCGQTQYIPFLKRNIESGWANRDKTRNVCGGEYEKALPAGAEIDSYSASGIPALMLLFPAEK; from the coding sequence ATGAAAAGCAAAATTCTTTTGGCGGTAGCTTTACTGCTGGCGATATCAACTACTAGTGTATGGGCGGCTGATAGCTCAGAAAAAACGAACCAGAAGACAGGGTCTTACACCAATGAAGACGTGTGGGCGGCATACGAAGGATTTAATAATACGCTGCTCGACCCGGATAAATATATCTATAAAACGACTTCGGCCTATGAACAGGCGGTAGACCGTGGTCATGGCGCAGCTGCTATCTGGTGTCAGCCTATTTACTGGGATATGTCAATGAACGCCTATAAACTGGCGAAGGCTCAGAAAGATAAAAAGAAAAGAGCCTATTACAAAGAGCTCTGCGAAAAGATATTCGCTGGAAATAAAGCCCAATATTGTCACTTTGATTTCGATAATAATAATGAAAATACCGGATGGTTTATCTATGATGATATCATGTGGTGGACGATCTCTTTGGCACGTGCATACGAACTGTTTGGTGTGGATGAATATCTGAAACTGTCTGAAGAGAGCTTCAGCCGTGTATGGTACGGTTCTAAAAAAGTAGGCGATACAGGATCATATGACAAAGAGAACGGAGGGATGTTCTGGCAATGGCAGCCGATCCATAATCCCAAGCCGAACAGACCGGGGGACGGAAAGATGGCTTGTATCAATTTCCCTACCGTGGTAGCAGCACTTACACTGTACAATAATGTTCCGAAGAAGAGAAAAGAATCAACCGAAGAATCACCCAAGTATCAGACAAGAGAACAGTATTTGGCTAAAGGCAAAGAGATTTATGAATGGGGAGTAGAAAACCTGTTGGACAAGAAGACGGGCCGGATAGCTGATAGTCGTCATGGCAACGGTAATCCTGCCTGGAAAGCGCATGTATATAATCAAGCTACCTTTATCGGTGCTTCCGTATTGCTTTACAAAGCGACTAAAGAAAAACGCTACCTGGATAATGCAATCCTTGCAGCAGACTATACAGTCAATGAAATGTCTGCGAAGCATAACCTGCTGCCCTTTGAAAGAGGAATCGAGCAAGGTATCTATACGGCTATTTTTGCAGAATACATAGCTATGCTGGTATACGATTGCGGACAAACACAATATATCCCGTTCCTGAAACGTAATATCGAGTCCGGTTGGGCAAACAGGGATAAGACACGTAATGTATGTGGCGGAGAATATGAGAAAGCATTACCGGCCGGTGCTGAGATAGACAGCTACTCGGCTTCCGGTATACCGGCATTGATGCTTCTGTTTCCGGCAGAAAAATAA
- a CDS encoding glutaminase domain-containing protein, whose translation MKQQLMTLLLGAASVFCSCETQLEQHVKSELRAPAYPLVSIDPYTSAWSFTDNLYDGSVKHWSGKDFPLIGVAKVDGQTYRFMGTEELELRPLVKTSEQGNWTGKYTIQQPADGWQNVGFNDAAWKEGEGAFGTMENEHVAKTQWGEEFIWVRRVADIQEDLTGKNVYLEYSHDDDVIIYINGIKVVDTGNACKKHVQVKLSEEVVASLKQGENLIAAYCHNRGANGLLDFGLLVELDNNRYFNQTAQQTSADVQPMQTYYNFTCGPVDLNLTFTAPLFMDNLDLMARPVNYISYEVISNDGQAHQVELYFEAAPQWALDLPHQESVADSFTDGDLLFLRTGSRNQDILKKKGDDVRIDWGHFYLAAEKENSTYAIGDGKKLRQSFTENKLEAPTTNGYDKLALVRSLGETKKANGHLLIGYDDIYSIQYFGENLRPYWNRTGSETIVSQFQKAEQEYKTQMKNCAAFDKKLMAEAEAAGGRKYAELCALAYRQALAAHKLVQAPNGDLVFLSKENFSNGSIGTVDLTYPGAPLLLLYNPELVKATMNHIFYYSESGKWTKPFAAHDVGTYPLANGQTYGGDMPIEESGNMVVLAAAIAAVEGNADYAQKHWETLTTWTDYLVEYGLDPENQLCTDDFAGHFAHNANLSIKAIMGIASYGYMADMLGKKDIAEKYTKKAKEMAAEWVKMADDGDHYRLTFDKPGTWSQKYNLVWDKLLKLQIFPEKVAETEIAYYLTKQNKYGLPLDNRETYTKTDWIMWTATMAQDKATFEKFIEPVYLFMDETTTRVPMSDWVFTDNPIQRGFQARSVVGGYFIKMLEEKLTK comes from the coding sequence ATGAAACAACAACTGATGACGCTGTTGCTGGGAGCAGCCTCTGTATTTTGTAGCTGTGAGACCCAGCTGGAACAGCATGTGAAGAGCGAGTTGCGTGCTCCGGCTTATCCGCTGGTGAGCATAGACCCGTATACCAGTGCATGGTCTTTCACGGACAACTTATACGACGGTTCGGTCAAACATTGGAGCGGTAAAGATTTCCCTTTAATCGGTGTAGCTAAAGTCGACGGACAGACTTACCGCTTTATGGGAACGGAGGAACTGGAGTTGAGACCTCTGGTGAAAACTTCGGAACAAGGTAACTGGACAGGAAAATATACAATTCAGCAACCTGCCGACGGATGGCAAAATGTCGGCTTCAATGATGCTGCCTGGAAAGAAGGTGAAGGTGCCTTCGGAACCATGGAGAACGAACATGTAGCCAAGACCCAGTGGGGTGAAGAATTTATCTGGGTACGCCGTGTTGCTGATATTCAGGAAGACCTGACAGGTAAGAATGTATATCTGGAATATTCTCATGATGATGATGTGATTATCTATATCAACGGAATAAAGGTTGTAGACACAGGAAACGCTTGTAAGAAGCACGTACAGGTGAAGTTATCGGAAGAAGTGGTAGCGTCCCTGAAACAGGGAGAAAACCTGATTGCCGCTTATTGTCACAACCGTGGAGCGAATGGCTTGCTGGATTTTGGTTTGCTGGTAGAATTGGATAATAACCGTTACTTCAATCAGACTGCACAGCAGACTTCTGCCGATGTTCAACCTATGCAGACTTATTATAACTTCACTTGTGGTCCGGTAGACTTGAATTTGACATTTACCGCGCCCCTGTTTATGGACAATCTGGACTTGATGGCACGCCCTGTCAACTATATTTCTTATGAAGTCATTTCTAACGACGGACAGGCGCACCAAGTTGAACTCTATTTTGAAGCTGCTCCTCAATGGGCACTCGATCTGCCTCATCAGGAATCCGTAGCCGACAGCTTTACTGACGGTGATCTGTTGTTCCTGCGTACCGGCAGCCGTAATCAGGACATCCTGAAAAAGAAAGGTGACGATGTACGTATTGACTGGGGACACTTCTACCTGGCTGCTGAAAAAGAGAACAGCACCTATGCTATCGGTGACGGAAAGAAACTTCGCCAAAGCTTTACAGAGAACAAACTGGAAGCTCCTACCACCAATGGTTATGACAAACTAGCTTTAGTACGCTCACTGGGTGAAACAAAGAAAGCGAACGGACACCTGCTGATCGGTTACGATGATATTTACTCTATCCAGTACTTTGGTGAAAACCTCCGTCCTTACTGGAATCGTACAGGCAGTGAAACAATCGTATCACAATTCCAGAAAGCAGAACAGGAATATAAGACTCAAATGAAAAATTGTGCAGCTTTCGATAAGAAACTGATGGCGGAGGCTGAAGCGGCCGGCGGACGCAAGTATGCCGAACTTTGCGCTCTGGCTTATCGTCAGGCATTAGCTGCCCATAAACTGGTACAAGCTCCGAATGGTGACCTGGTATTCCTTTCCAAAGAGAATTTCAGTAATGGTTCCATCGGAACAGTCGATCTGACTTATCCGGGAGCTCCGTTGCTTCTGCTTTACAATCCGGAACTGGTCAAAGCTACCATGAACCATATCTTCTATTATAGTGAAAGCGGAAAATGGACCAAACCGTTTGCTGCTCACGACGTAGGTACATATCCGCTGGCTAACGGCCAGACTTACGGAGGCGATATGCCAATCGAAGAATCTGGCAATATGGTAGTCCTTGCTGCAGCGATTGCTGCTGTAGAAGGAAATGCCGACTACGCACAAAAGCATTGGGAAACTCTGACAACCTGGACGGATTATCTGGTAGAGTATGGTCTTGATCCGGAGAACCAACTTTGTACGGATGACTTTGCCGGACACTTTGCGCACAATGCCAATCTTTCTATCAAGGCTATCATGGGTATTGCTTCTTACGGCTACATGGCAGATATGCTGGGCAAAAAAGACATTGCTGAAAAGTACACGAAGAAGGCGAAAGAAATGGCTGCCGAATGGGTGAAGATGGCGGATGACGGCGACCACTACCGTCTGACATTCGATAAACCGGGAACCTGGAGCCAGAAGTATAATCTGGTGTGGGACAAATTGCTGAAACTACAGATTTTCCCGGAAAAAGTTGCTGAGACAGAAATTGCTTATTATCTTACGAAGCAAAATAAATACGGCCTTCCGCTGGATAACCGTGAAACTTATACCAAGACTGACTGGATCATGTGGACAGCTACCATGGCACAGGACAAAGCTACTTTCGAGAAGTTTATTGAACCGGTATATCTGTTTATGGATGAAACGACTACCCGCGTTCCGATGTCCGACTGGGTATTTACGGACAATCCGATTCAGAGAGGTTTCCAGGCGCGTTCCGTAGTTGGCGGCTATTTTATAAAGATGCTTGAAGAAAAACTAACTAAATAA